The DNA sequence caaacattttctctctttataTGTATGCTTGTACGCTCAAATTTTCTCATATGTTCTTAGATAGGATAAAATTTTGCCTTCTTAAAATTGTTCTATTGTCAAATGATTTGAGTTGTATGCTAATATTCTAAATAGAATTTAGGTTAACATTACTAAAACtaatcctttttattttgaaaaaaaaaataaataaaacgatAATGGTATTTCATTAAACTTCGCAAACGCTTACAGAGGGTGCCAATCGAGTACGTAGCTCCAATGACCAAGTAAATTTAGCCCTAAATCAAGGAAGAGAGATTGGCAAAAGCATGGCTCGGATCTTGGTAAATTCTCAAATACATGGACAAGGCTCCTCACAAAATGGTGGGAGAGATTAGGGGAGGAGAAGGAGGTGTTGTAGAAAGCTAAGAGAAAGTAGGGGGCGGCGTGGGGGAAGGGGGAGGGAGTGGAGGGAATATCAAGGGTGGAGGGGTTGGCAAAGGGTAATTAAGGGGGCGGAGATAAGCTAGAAGGAGGGTGGGAAGTAGCTACCACCGACTCCAAACCAAAGCAAAGGGGCGACAAATAAGATTGCAGAATACTTGTGGTTTGGTTTTGGAAGGGAGAGTCAGGGAGAGAGAAAGGTTTTGATAGTTTGTTATGGGTGTATTTACTAAAATCGATCTTTAGTAATTAGGAATATTATGAGTCAATTTTGGTATTGGGATTAGTGCAGGAGTTCTATTTAATTATTGGAAGGCAAGGCCGTGGTTTTTAGGTCTTTGTAATTGACCAAATTATAGTAGTGCCCTTAAAGAGCTGAAAGACTAAAAGCTCTAAGTCTCACGTCTTTTGTCACAAAGCGTATGTTTATTGCATTGTGGTGGAGCTTAGGATTTGGTTCTCGGGTTTTGTACTCCACCCAATAAATTAGAAACTGCCATACAGAATTCGAATCTGCAGAATTGAATTATGAAAACTGCTATGATTTGTGTGAATTCGGGTTGATCTATTTAAAATTACCAAAAGTGTGAGAAAAGGGCTGCCAATGTAATCTTTAAATTGTAATTCTTTTAGGGTTTGAGTGCATTAGTGTACTAGGAAAGTTTCGTCAAGTTCTTATAATTAAGACAAATATACTTGATGTATTcctaatattataaattttaattgaacTAAAATGAAACATCTTATGTGCTAATATGGTACTAGAGCtgttatttatttgttagaCTGAATGACAACACATATTTTGTGTCTTCATATATGTTAAATTGAAGTTTGACCTTCACATGTGCCCTCGATGCCCAATGCCAATAAAAGAACGTATGGGATATAACTAtataatctttttttattttttataaacaaacgatattatttacactacaGAGAAAGGGTGGGTTTAGCCTTAATGGGACTAACAATAATGCGGTtgaaattcgtctttggcgataATCGAATTTAAGACtcctcacttacaagtgaaaaagaatattactcaaccatagtactaagtgacttctttttttattaacttGTGTAGCTTATAGTTTTCCTCTCGCTCTCGATCTCTCATCCGACGATGAATAAGAAGCTGTAGTGTCCTATCGACGTTTCATTCATGAATCATGATAAAGTGAGGGGCTTTTTTGAAGTGGCACATATTTTGCAGCCCCCCCTCCTACCAAATCCAACAAAGTAGcactttttccttcttttcactACATTTCAGACTTCAGAGGAGTCTCTTCTTTTGGCTTGCAAAATAAGACAAATCAAATACGTGCCCACCAACTTTGCTTATACCCCAAAGCACCCAACCATAACACTTAATTgtagctagagagagagagagaaagagtgaacAGTTGTCCTAATATTTGGCATTCTAAAAAGAGTTTTTCATGCTTGTTAAACAAGACTAACGGAATGAGAACTATAAGGGGTCCTCACACTTCTCCAACTGACTTAATCATGGTGTTATTCTTCTTCGTATATATAATCTTAATTTGTTCAACGAGAACAACAAGATCAAATAACTGAAAGAAAGTACTCCTGCACATTATACCCATCTAGTGCGCATCCACAACCTCTTAGTTACGTAATTCATGACAAACAGAATGCGGCCTTCAGCCCCGTCTAAAATACTCGTAGGCATATCTTCCGATGCAACTGACAGCCAGGAATTGCTCTCATGGCCCATCAGAGTTCTTGCTCTTCCAAATGACAACATTGTTGCCATCCATGTTCTTGGTCAGTTGGTTTGTATCAATttacaaatatttttgtttatcaCTTTATCAAAATAGTAgcatgctcacctactcaagtTATCTGTATTTGTACGTCTTACATATGGTTATCTATTTTTCAGTTGGCGAGGAGAGGAAAAAGCACGAATTAGCAACAAAAAATCAATCGCAGCTTCGTCGAGCAAAAGCCAATGTTATATCTGTGCTTGGAGAATTTGCCAGGAGTTGCCAATCCAAGCAGGTGACCTGAGCATAAGGATGTGAAATATTGTCGTCTTCTTTTGGAAATTGTAAAATGTTCTGAGTATCGGTAACCTTGTTTTGAAGTTATAATAAGGCTCATATGCATGACATTAATTTTCAGGTAAATTTAGAGGCAAGAGTGGTTTTTAGCTCAAGTGTTGGAAGAGGTCTGATTGAGGAAGCAAAATCACTTTCAGCTGACTATCTTCTTCTTGGTGGCTCAAGAAGCCAATCCAAAAGGTGAAAATTTtcgtactctttttttttttcttccaattttcttCAATAGTATAATTGATGTTGATTACATGATCATTGACATATCTTCCTCACTGAATTAGAACTCCATCCATCACAAAATATTGCTTCAAGCATGCCCCGGCTAATTGCACACTGGTTTTACTTGGGAAATTAAGGCAACCACAACAAAATTCAGattcaaaatctgcaaaaactaAAGGTAGCTAGTTTCAAAATGTTTGAGGTGTGGCAACTCCTCTGGATTGTGTTCTAATCTGTCTCTAATTAATATTAGAAATCCTTCAATCAAGTTCAAGAACGTCGTTGCAAGATATCATGCACTGTAGCAGAACTACATCCTTTTCTGAAAAGCAAACTGTCCAAGAAACACGGAACAAAAACGCTTCACCAAGAACTGTTTTACATGAATTTGAAGCTGAATCTCAGAGCACAGAAGATGATACCTGTAGCTATGCAGACTCGACCATTACGGCATCCCCCTCTCTTGCTACTCTCAATTTCAAAAGCCAAGCCAACCTAAGAAAGCAACGATTGTCACCTTGCAgaatcatcacttcatttttagGTTCACCATTCAGAAAACGAAATGGAAGTTTATCCAAGAACGAACTGCAGCTACCTTCATTGAGGTGCTTCAGCTACAAGGAGATCATGAATTCCACAAACAACTTCCAGCCAGGTAAAAGTGTCAGTACAATTAGTTCTGAAAATACTTATTTGAAAATGTTGAAAACTGTGGGGTTTTGCCATCCTATCTTGTAGCACTGTGGTTTCCGGCTTACTTGGAATTCTCATGCAATTTGTTTCCTCTGCATTTTAGATAATATAGTAGGTCGAGGTGGGTATTCAGAAGTATATAAGGGCGATCTTTCTGATGGAAGACGCATTGCGGTTAAGATGTTGGCCAAGGACAGCAAGGATGCTAACAAGGAAAAAGAGTTCCTCATGGAATTGGGTGTAATTTTACATGTCAGCCATCCTAATACTGCTAACTTAGTTGGTTGCTGCATTGAAAACGGACTCTACCTGATTTTCGATTTCTCTCCAAAAGGAAATTTGTCATCTGCTTTGCATGGTAAGAAAGATTTACTTACTGCCTCAGGAATTATTCATGGCCTGTTGAATTATGGACATTAATTATGCCTGCTAGAACAACTTGAATTATTACTTGAGACAATCTTCAGGTAAATCCTGTGAGTCGCTTTCGTGGCCTATTAGATACAAGATTGCCATTGGAGTTGCAAGGGGTCTGCACTATCTACATAAATGTTGCAAGCATCGAATAATCCATCGGGACATAAAAGCCTCAAATGTCCTTCTGGGACCAGATTATGAGCCGAAGGTGAACAAGCAAACAACCTTTTCAGTATAACATGATTGGTCGCCATTGATTCGTTAAATTTAGATATGAATTTCTCTCTCTGTAGATTACAGATTTCGGACTGGCAAAGTGGCTTCCTAACAAATGGACTCACCATGCTGTGCTTCCAATTGAGGGTACATTTGGGTACTTAGCACCAGAGTACTTCATGAACGGAATTGTGGATGAAAAAATTGATGTTTTTGCATTTGGGGTTCTTCTTATGGAAATTGTAACTGGAAGAAAGCCTGTggattcatcaaaactaaaccTTCTCGTATGGGTAAGAATTTGTTACTTCTATATATATAACATGCAAACGCACACCGCGTGTGCAAAGACACATACATATCAGTAAATTTATTGGATTAAACAAACTGAAAATTCTTCATGTTTACCAATCCGGCTTTTTAGGAACGTAATGGTTGACATAAATCATGCGCAGGCAAAGCCTCTTATGGAATCAGGGGACATAGCCAAACTAGCTGATCCAAAACTGGAAGGAAAATATGATGCAGAACAACTGCAGAGAGTAGTGCTTACAGCTTCCAATTGTGTGAGACAATCCTCAGTATGGCGTCCGGCGATGAGTGAGGTAAATTCTGAATACAATAAATTCCTCCATGCATGAATTGAGACTGTTTTatacatttgattttctttttgccTTTTAGGTGTTAGAGCTTCTAACCAATGGCCACCACTCTGAAGTTGCAAGGAGCTGGATTCCTAAGTTTTCATCGGACGAGTTGGATGATTATTCGATGGTTTATGGATATGAAGTTCCAGTAGATATTGATTTGGAGAAATACTTATGATTATTAGATccatgatttttatttatttattttctgcacCAAATCCGCTCCTAGGACAACCTGgctgacctcttcaccaaatctttaCCAAAGATGATTTTctagaagcttgttcaaggagtTGTTATGCATAAACTTTTTGAGTTGTAACAATGTTACTTTATAGGAGGAACTTCAAATATTACAATTATgtaatttttgccacaactaTGAATTGAGACGTAAGATTATCTTTTCCTAAGAAAATACAGAGCATTCAAAGGTCCATATCAACAGAAATAAAGAACGTAACGAAATTTCCTTTCAACAATTTGACCAAATTCAATGAAATTCCAGCAAAGCACAACCAAATGAATTTACCGATGACCATGGGAGCAAATAACAACTATTTACTCCTTGGTATTCACAGTTTCGGTCTAGGAACTAAAATTTCAGAGAAACGAAACAGAGAAGGTTGTACCTCCTTTTGCTTCTAAAGCATGTAAGGTGATGCCAAGTCTTTTGTCTTCTTCCACCTCGTCTGCCAGAGACAAGAAAAGTCGATTTATAACATGCAGCTGCACATGCATGTATTCCAAGTTTTGACTATGATTCTTGATGAGCGAATTCAGTTTCGGAATTTCAGTCTGCAAGGCAGGAACAAAATGAGGGTTTTTAGGCAGAGTATCTTCTTGTTTTCGGCTTCATACTTTCTTTTCTGCTGCTGCCTCTGCCCAGACTAATATGAGGAGTCTCTTGTAGTATTTTCCTTGATGATTTGTGATGGAGATATAGATATTGCTACCGGGTTTCCAAAAAACTCATCTCCGACCATACTCCACTCTTCCCCACTCATTGGCAGAGACTcgtcctcatcttcttccttttcttcctcaGATAGCATCAAAGGGCAGTCCTTTTCTTTTAGCTACTCTGGTTTCCTGAAATTTTCCCGGAATTCTCTTCGTTTGCTACCGTTTCTGggaaaattttgttggaaaatatattaaattaaataattcaaTAGAAATTAGAAGCGATGCCTTTTGGTGGAAATATGTGTCTATTCTAATGAAGAATTGCAACTTTTGACTCTTTATGAATGATCACATGTTTTCCAAAGAGGTATCTCAaaatctataaataggaagcccCTTATAATTTTAAAGATAACTTTTCTTCATACATATAGTGCATTAAATATTAGAGAATTTCATAAAGTCCACATGAAAATTTTCAACACAATCGTGGTTCATGgagccttgtgatttggagtgctactattacaaggacATGGTTGTTGTATTTTGGGAGACAAGCGCCAATCAACCATTCCATGGGCACAATAGTGGGGCATAAACTTGTCTTAAATATTTGAGTTGGAAAGGGAATTTGATGGAAAGCCGAAATATCAGAAAATTAGAATTCTTAGAAGAAGTTGTTATTCTTCTGAAGCCTGTAGTAGATGGCCCTAGCGATGTACTTGAAGTTCTTTCCAGTTTATGCCGGGCCAAAGTTCTTAGCATAAACAAAGCGACAATTAAAGTACAGTGAACCAGAACCCTTCGGATCAGACTGATATATTTTTGTGTTGGCAATTCGAACTTAAATCTTCTATTTATTTCTTGTATGGGGTGATGGGGTAAGCTCATATATATTGTTCTCATGTATCAGCAGACTTTTAAGCTTGAAGACTAATATTGCTTTTTATTAGTCTTGTTGCAATGAGTCAAAGAAATTGTGAAACATTGTTTACTGCAATAATAATTACACTATATAATAGGTTAGTTATGCATGCATTGAGTTTTTCAGTTTGAGAAGTAAAAGATAGATAAACAGAAAATACCTTCATTGGCACCTACTTCTTAAGACCTGAGAATGAGAGAATCTCTTTACTGCATACACACATGTATGAGTCTTTTAAATGCTTGGTGTGTTTTGCGGTCTGCCGTATCTCTAGACATGCCATCCTTTTATCAAACCCAACAAATGAATGAAGGGAAAGCGTTGCTCTCTTTGCTAAGCATTGGCAAGgcatcagagagagagagagagagagagagagagagagagagagagagagaattgtgaAACTGTATTTCCATTACATTAAGATTATGTGTACAATCAGTATTTATACATAAACACCAAAGTTAACTAATTATGTTGACTCAACACTCCCCTAACTAACATATAGACTAAGGTACTAATCTGGTGCTTCAAACCCTTGATAAGACTATGAGCCTTCGTTACTCCTAACACCCCCCCTCAAGCTAAAGGTAGAGGAGCAAACTGAAAGCTTATCAGCCAAGGAAGCAAAACGATCAACAAGAAGAGACTTGGTGAAAATATCAACAATCTGTGACATTGTGCCAACATGTTAAACACCAATATGTCCCAAAATAACTCTCTTGGATGAAATGATAATCAATCTCAACATGCTTTGTCCGAGCATGGAAAACTGGATTGAAAGCTAGTGCTATAGCACTCTTGTTATCATAAAAGATGACAAGTTTTCTGAAAAGAGGAAATGAAATATCAGAAAGAATCTTGCAAATCCAAGTAATTTCTGCAGCAGTGCTTGCAAGAGACCTGTATTCTGCCTTAGTGGGCCTAGCCACTGTTTTTGTTTCTTAGCACTCCAAGACACCAAATTTGATCCCAAAAAGACACAATATCCACTTGTAAAGCGTTTGTCAATAGGGCAGCCAGCCCAATCAACATCAGACCAAGTTGTGAGATGTTGAGCACCTTTTGTAAACCATAGTCCTGAGTCCATGGTATCTTTGAGATATTGTAAGATACGCTTTACAACTTGTAAATGTATAGTTCTTGGAGCCTGCATATGTTGATAGATTTGATTCACTGCAAAAGTTAGATCAGGTCGAGTCCAGGTAAGGTACTACAATGCACCAACAGTGGACCTGTAAGAAGTAGGATCTAGAAATGGGGTACCAGAGTGATCTAGTTTAGAAGAGCTAGCTGGAGTGTTGCATGGTTTAACACCCAACATATCAATTTTCTTGAGCAAATCTAAAGCATACTTGGACTGATGAAGAAATAAGCCTTTGGAAGACCTTTGCACTtcaattcccagaaaatagtgaATATCACCAAGATCTTTAACAAGAAACATAGCTTGTAGTTGAGAAATAATGGTGTGGCATACTAAAGATGAGCTGCTTGTGAAgattatatcatcaacataaatcaagATGAAGGTGATAGTTGGTTGTGTCTTTCTTGATGAATAGGCTAGTATCTGAAGAAGATGGAGAGACACCCAAGGAAAGAATAGCTCTATAAAATGCTTTATACCAAGCTCTATGGGCATATTTAAGACCATAGAGAGATTTCTTGAGCTTGCAAATATGGCTAGGCTTTGAAGCATCAACAAAACCAGGAGGCTGCACAATATAAACATCTTATTTTAAATGATcatgaagaaatgcattacTAACATCTAGTTGATGTACAAACCAATTATAATGAACTGCAATGGAGAGAAGAATTCTTATGGTTAGCGATTTAGCCATGGGACTAAAGGTTTCTGAAAAATCCAAGCCTTTTTGTTGATGGAAGCCCTAAGCAACCAGACATGCTTTATACCTTTCTATAGACCCATTAGCCTTGTGTTTTTTACTTTGAAGACCCATTTACAGCCTACAAGATTGTAAAATGGATGATGAGGTTCCAAATCCCATGTCTATGTGGATTGAAGGGCCTGAAATTCAGCTTGCATTGCTGCCATCCAAGAAGTATGTTTAGAAGCTTGTAGGTAAGTAGTTGGTGTTGATGGTATCTTGGTGAGGGGATCAactgaagaaggaagagaatgCTTTGTGGCTGTGAAGACTTTAGGTTTGTGATTACCAGATTTAGCTCTAGTGGTCATGGGATGACTGTTGTGAGGTGCCTCAACAATTGAATCAGTGATATGTAATGATGGTGAAAATGTGGAAGTAGTAGATGTGTCAGACATTGATAGGGCATAATAGATAGTAGCACTAGCAGATTCATGAGCTTGAGAGATTGTAAGTGGAGAAGTAGATTGCATATGTATAGTCATTGAAATAGGAGAAGCTGCAAGAGTGAAGTTGGACATTGCAGGAGGTGTTGAAACTGAGAAAATGTGATGAAGATAAGGAAATACACTCTCATAAAATACAACATGCATTGAGATATAAAGCTTCTCTGTGATAGGATCATAACACCTATAACCACTATGATTTAAGCTATATCTCAGAAAAATGCACAACTTACTCTTTGGTTCTAACTTGTGACTGGAGTAAGGCTCAAGCCATGGATAACAGGCACAACCAAAAGGCTTTAATGTGTGATACTTTGGGGAAACTTGAAACAATTTTTCCCCGTGGACTCAAGGATGAAGTCTGTGAAGGCAACCTATTAATAAGATAAACGGTTGTTTGAAAAGCTTCAACCTAAAATTTATGAGGTAAACCACTCTGAGAAAGTAAGGTCCTGCCCATTTCAACAACATGGCGATGTTTCCTCTAAGCACACAATTATGTTAAGGTGTGTAAGGACAACTCAACTAATGTGTAATGCCTTGATCATTGAAGAAACTTTGGAGCACTTTGCTTAAAAACTCACCCCCTGAATCTGATCTTAGACATTGAGCTTTAGATGCAAACAATGTTTGAACTTCCAGAATGAAAGTTTGAAGTACTGAAGCAACATCAGATTTAAGATACAAAGGATATAACCAACTGTATTTTGTGAAATCATCCACTAGTAATAAAGTAGTATTTGTAACCAGTACAATAGGAGGTAGGAGAAGGTCCCCATACATCAGCATAAACCAAATGAAATGGTATGACTGAGTTAATAGGCAACACAGAGAATGGAAGCTTATAGGCTTTGCCCATTTGACAAGCTACACAAATTGGCAATTTATTTACTGAACCAATTACAAGTAAATGGTGATTATGTAAAACATAATGTAAAACTGCACTAGAAAGGTGTCCAAGCCTTCTATGCCAGAGATGAGTATCTGCCTTTGTTACCATCAACGCACGAGGAGGACCTGTTATTCCAGAAGATCCATTGGAAGTTGTCCAGTAGAATGGATAAAGACCACCTTCACTGGGGCCCTGGAAGAGCATCTTCCCAGTTCTTAGATCCTTGATATAGAATCTAAAAGGGTCAAAAGTTAGAGAACACCAGTTATCATGGACAAATTTGTACACAGATAACATATTATTAGAAGCTTGAGGTACAAGTAAGACATCTTTAAGTCTAAAAGCTACATTAGATGTGTGTATAAAGGCACGACCAATATGAGATATACACAGACCTTTACCATCACCCACAAATAGTTGCTCATTGTTAGTGTAGGGAATAGCAGAATTAAGAGAAGAAAGGTCCGAGAGTAACATGATGGGAAGCACCACTGTCTGTTATCCAATAATTTGGTGTGGGAATAGTTGCTGCTGACATAGCCATAAGCGAATAACCTAAAAATTGATGGTTGCCAGAAAACTAATTGATGCCAGAAgttcttgaagaagcaaattgaaataaatgaCCATAATGAGGAGCTTGATGACCATGCTAATTACAAAGATGGCATGGAATTGATTTCCCAGAGGAGAAAGATGATTGATCAGACTGAAAACCACCATATCAAGATGGACTAGCACCAAGAATTCCACTAGTTTGGTTAGTAAAGCGATTTCCCCCAAATTTGCGATTTTGATTGAATCTTGAATGATTATGGTTGCGACCTCGATAATTCCCTCGAAATCCAGAGTTATGACCATAATTATTGGATGATTGAGCAGCATAAGCATGAAATGGAGTAGATGCATTACATGCAGTTAATCGAGTTTTATGCTTTCGAAGGGAAATTTCCTTGCTCAAAAGTAAACCATGAAGTTCATCAAAAGTAACAGATTCATTTCTGGTTTCAATGGAATCAACAAATGATTTATAAGCATCATGGAAACCAGGCAGAATATCGGCTACCAAATCAGACTTAGAAATCAGTTCACCCGCAACAGCCAATTTGTCAaagattttttaaattgaattgAGGTAGTCAATCATCCAAGAATCACCTTTTTGGATCGTTTGAATCTTAGTACGAAGACTATGAATGTGTGTGCGAGAGGCTCCAGCAAAATGTTTTTCCAGAGAAAGCCATTGAGATCTGGAATCATCTATTCCAACAATTAAAGGAATGAGATCTTCAGAGATAGTCAAATTTATCCAAATGATCAAGATTTGATCTCGCTCACACCAAATTTTATGAGCAGAATTGAGAATTAGAAGGCCAGTAGAGTCACAAAAAATTAAGAGGGACATACGTTG is a window from the Malus domestica chromosome 16, GDT2T_hap1 genome containing:
- the LOC103404108 gene encoding probable receptor-like serine/threonine-protein kinase At5g57670 isoform X2, whose protein sequence is MTNRMRPSAPSKILVGISSDATDSQELLSWPIRVLALPNDNIVAIHVLVGEERKKHELATKNQSQLRRAKANVISVLGEFARSCQSKQVNLEARVVFSSSVGRGLIEEAKSLSADYLLLGGSRSQSKRTPSITKYCFKHAPANCTLVLLGKLRQPQQNSDSKSAKTKEILQSSSRTSLQDIMHCSRTTSFSEKQTVQETRNKNASPRTVLHEFEAESQSTEDDTCSYADSTITASPSLATLNFKSQANLRKQRLSPCRIITSFLGSPFRKRNGSLSKNELQLPSLRCFSYKEIMNSTNNFQPDNIVGRGGYSEVYKGDLSDGRRIAVKMLAKDSKDANKEKEFLMELGVILHVSHPNTANLVGCCIENGLYLIFDFSPKGNLSSALHGKSCESLSWPIRYKIAIGVARGLHYLHKCCKHRIIHRDIKASNVLLGPDYEPKITDFGLAKWLPNKWTHHAVLPIEGTFGYLAPEYFMNGIVDEKIDVFAFGVLLMEIVTGRKPVDSSKLNLLVWAKPLMESGDIAKLADPKLEGKYDAEQLQRVVLTASNCVRQSSVWRPAMSEVLELLTNGHHSEVARSWIPKFSSDELDDYSMVYGYEVPVDIDLEKYL
- the LOC103404108 gene encoding probable receptor-like serine/threonine-protein kinase At5g57670 isoform X1, with the protein product MTNRMRPSAPSKILVGISSDATDSQELLSWPIRVLALPNDNIVAIHVLVGEERKKHELATKNQSQLRRAKANVISVLGEFARSCQSKQVNLEARVVFSSSVGRGLIEEAKSLSADYLLLGGSRSQSKRTPSITKYCFKHAPANCTLVLLGKLRQPQQNSDSKSAKTKEILQSSSRTSLQDIMHCSRTTSFSEKQTVQETRNKNASPRTVLHEFEAESQSTEDDTCSYADSTITASPSLATLNFKSQANLRKQRLSPCRIITSFLGSPFRKRNGSLSKNELQLPSLRCFSYKEIMNSTNNFQPVGRGGYSEVYKGDLSDGRRIAVKMLAKDSKDANKEKEFLMELGVILHVSHPNTANLVGCCIENGLYLIFDFSPKGNLSSALHGKSCESLSWPIRYKIAIGVARGLHYLHKCCKHRIIHRDIKASNVLLGPDYEPKITDFGLAKWLPNKWTHHAVLPIEGTFGYLAPEYFMNGIVDEKIDVFAFGVLLMEIVTGRKPVDSSKLNLLVWAKPLMESGDIAKLADPKLEGKYDAEQLQRVVLTASNCVRQSSVWRPAMSEVLELLTNGHHSEVARSWIPKFSSDELDDYSMVYGYEVPVDIDLEKYL